A region of the Thioploca ingrica genome:
TTTATTGAATGGACTATCTTACTATTGTAGAGCTAAGTTTTAGCGAGCGTAGGAAACGGGTTAACTCACTGAAAAAAGGTAGGTAAATATTTATGCTATTCAAAAACATGACCACACCCCCCCCTAAAAAGCAACGTGCTTATAGGGGTTATATAATAGTTTGCTTAATATTATCAATCAGTAACACTTCAGCAGAAGAACCAACTACTACCGAACTCATTACTAATGGGAATTTTGAACTCGGTAACTGGAATGGTTGGACTATAACGACTGAAGTAGGGCAGGGCATAACAAGTGGTTTTTTTCTTTCCAGACCTGGAACGAATACGCGAATTTCTGGAAAAAGTACCTCTAGCAATCTAGCGGGTGGGAACTCTTATATGGTAACTGACCAAAATGGACCTGGTATTAATTCCATTACTCAAAAGTTTACTGTACCTGAAAATACTACTGCTGTTACCTTGGACTTTCAGATGTTTGTTAATAGTTATAGTGAACCCCAAAAGATTATTAATCCGTGGGGTTTGTACCTTTCGGGTAACAACCAACATGCCCGTATAGACATTTTGAGAGCGGATGCAGCACCTTTCGACACATCAGCTACAGTGGTATTAAGAAATTTATATATTGGTGCCAATTACGGTGCCTATGCTCATAACTATACTTCTTATTCCTTTGATATTACTGATACCGTTATCACTCCAGGTGAGTATATTCTCCGTTTTGCCGAAGTCGATAATCAGAATTATTTCAATCTGGGGGTCGATAACGTCAGCATTAAAGCGACTATTGTAGAGACACCTGAAGAACCTATTGTAAATAACCCCTCTCCAGCCGGTTGTCAACTTTATGGTGTACAAGACAATGGTCTGAATAATTCAGAATTCTTTACTCTCCAGGAAACCGGGCAGACAAATACCTTTGCTACTCAACCAGGTTACGATATCGAATCCTTAGCTATCCATCCTATCCAACATTGGCTATATGGTATTTCCAGTGGCGACGTAGATGCGGGTAAAGAAAAAGGCTATTTATATCGAATTGATGCCATGAATGGAGAATTATATCCGGTGGGTAAGGTTAAAAATGAGACCATGGATTTTGATGACGTGGATAGCTTGTCGTTTAATCGCAACGATAATACCCTTTGGGGTTGGGCTAAAGGTTATGGTTTAATTCAAATTAACTCCCTTACTGCCCAAGCTACTCTAGAACTTCCTTCTCTAGTCCAGATTGAAGGTTTAACTTGGGATATCAGTGGTAATTTACTTTATGGTGCACAAGGAACCACACTTTGGGTTTATGATAAAACTAACCATTCTATTGATAAACACGATTGTGTTTTACCGGGTCAAGTCGAAGGATTAGAAATGATACAACATCCGGATCTGAATGGAGGAAGTCCTTTCCTATTAATAGGTATTCATAACAATCCGAGGCATAATTTAGTGGGAATTGATTTGAATACCTGTGATATGGTTATAGAGACCCCGGTTTCCTATAATGATGTAGAAGGACTTGCTTTTGAACCAAAAACTTGTATAAATACCGAATTACCACCATTACCCAAACCGGTTTATTCTATTCAATTCCAACCCTATAAATAAATCTATTTCATAGAGTAACACCACGATAGGGTTTATCATCGAAGGGAAACACTTTAATTAACTCAGGTTACGCACGGTTGCTCTACAGGGGGAACAAGAGAAAAGCAATGAGGTGCGTAACCTAAATAATTAAGTTATTCCCAATTGATTAACAAAGCATTTTTTAGATAGAACCCATATCTAGAGAAAATAAATCTGCCTGACAACAAAGAGTAGCAGCAACACCATTTTACTATAACCTAAATAGTAGCAACTCAACTTTGAAGAGGAAGGATGATAATACATTCTCGCTGCTACCAATGCTGTTGAAATGATATTAACAAATTCATTGAGTATATTCACATGGAGAAAAAAAAACTTCCTATCAGCAAAGCTATCAACCAAAAATCAATTAATGGAAAAGCCGTCAACAAAAAATCAATTAATGGATTGGCGATTGGTTGTGTAACCATTATCATGGTTTTAGCTATAACGCTTCACGTTATTATTAGTTTCTTCAGAGATTTTTGGCAATAAACACAACTAGGTGAGGAGAAAAATGTTTAGGTAGGGATAGAAGAAAAATATTACCGCCTAAAACGATAACGCGCCCGACAGGATTTGAACCCGTGACCTTTGGCTCCGGAGGCCAACGCTCTATCCAGGCTGAGCTACGGACGCTAACATCGGTTATTATAGTTACCGATTGAATTAAATTCAATTGCATTCAACCGGTTCACAAAACCCGCCATTAGAATAACTTAATTCCTTCAAAAGTCAAGAGAACCATTAAATCGCGAGCAATTCTCCATAGCGAGGTAAGATACATTACTAACGCATTCTTATAAAAAATATTTTCCAATTAGGCAAACACTCCCAAACTCTGTTGGGGAGAGAGATAAAATAAACTATAAATAGTTACAGTTAATTATAAATAGTACATTGAATAAGATTTAGGAAATCCTACGACATATTCGGTATAAACTTGTGCTTCCGGAAAGAGAAACTTAAGCCGATTGAGTGTTAACAGCCGAGTTTCAGTCATTTGTCTCCAAAGAAATTCTCGTCCTTGTTGTTGCCAGCGACGTATCCAAGCCTGTTGAAAAAATTGTGGATAAAACCACCATAGCGGCAAATTACAATGTGCCTCAATCGGAAACCATAACGAAGGTGTTTGAATCCAATAACGAGGCGCTAATTGACGTACTGTTTCAGCGAAAGCTTGTTGTTGACTAACTGGACCAACATGTTCTATGACACTATTACTGAAAACTAAATCAAAGGTATTATCAATTAACCCATTGATATGGCAAGCATCTCCGGTGATGAACTGATAAGAATGTCTCAAAGTACTGGGTTGATAATGGGTTACATGAGATAAATTTAATAAAGTAATCTCTAAATCGAGATCAACCGTTTCCCATAACTCTGGTGTTCCACCCAAATCAATTATCTTATAGCCGTTTTTAACCTTCATTCTCATCAAAAATACTGACATACGACGTTGACGCCAAATCTGTTGCATGGTTAACTTAAGTGGTTTCATTGGCGAAGAAATAGTAAAGCACGCTTAATTTCTTGTATAAAAGATCGACGAGCCAGGCACGAATTGGCGCAATCAATCGATCCAAAGCGGGTACATTTTACTGTTTGAGCACGAATTTGTTTAGCTTTATCACTATACCAAATGCTTTTGGCACTTTGATCTTTGACATTGCCAATAGCTGGATAAAACCAACAGGTTATAACTTCACCATTACTTTTGATGTAGTAATGACGTAACCCAACCCGACAAGGTGAAATTCCCGTATTGATAGGTTGTTCTAAAAAATGTGTTGGATAACTACGAAGTCTATCATCACTGGTTTCTATTGGTGCTCCCTCCTGTTTCATCCTAATCAAGGTTTCAACAATTTGTCGCAATGATTCCAACTCACCCGGTTTAATCCAAAGTTCTGACTTAACTTGTTGCTGAGCTGCTAACCGAACTGGACTAAAATCGATAGTGGTTGCACCAACTTGTGTTGCCCAATCAACGAGTTCAGGCAAAGTACGAAAATTATAAGAATGAACAGTGGGTTTAATTCTTATAGGAAATTTTAAACCCCGCCGGTCGCGCTCGGCTGTTAACAATTTAATTCCTTTGGTAATGTTATCTAGCGAATGGGGTGTTCCTCGAACAAAATCATGAATTGCTGCTGTCGCACTGTCGACAGAGATATCTATGTTCATGGGTTCTGCTGAAACTATTGTTTCGACATTAGAGAAATTAAAAGCGGAGCCGTTGGTGCAAACACCCCATTGAATGCCCTCACGATGACAAAATTGTAATAAATCAACTAAATTTTTCTTAGTAAAGGGTTCACCTCCGCCAGTAAACTGAATAACATATGGGCCCAGCCATTTCTTTAAGCTGGTTAAGGCTATTTGCCATTGTGAGATAGACATTTCCTCACTATCTTTAGTATTTTTCCAAGTATTACAGTAACGGCATTGGTAATTGCATTGATTAGTCACGTCACCTCGAATTGATAATGGCTTGGTCGTATCGTAGCCCCAGTTTAAATAAAGTTCTTCTGTTACTCGTTGAGTGAGATGTCGTCTGCCTAACTTGATAAACTTGATTAGCTGCATTTTTTTCATCCTCCCAAACAGGCGGTTTTCATGGCAGTATTTTAGAAGTAGAAAAGTAAGCCAGTATAGCCTAGCCGGTGGTTAAACTGAACGAAGACTTAACTTGATTCCTGAGTCCCTCAAATAATATTTTTCTACAATCGCCCAGAAGTAGCACTAGACATTTTAGTTAGAATCGTGTTTATTAATCCACTAGTAGAGTAACTGGTCAAAAAAATAATAATGAAGTCAGTTTATTTTTGACGATAGAGTTACTCTATAAAAAATACTTTCAGGAAAAACCGTTATTAAAAACATAGCAAATCGAGATAACAATGATCACAGTAATTGGTAATCTCAAAGGTGGTTCTGGTAAAAGCACAGTAACCTTTAATTTAGCTTTATGGTTAATACAAGCCGGCAAGAATGTGCTCGTTTATGATCTAGATCCACAAGCCACTCTCAGCGACGCTGTACAAGTCCGTCAAGAGGAAAATTATCAACCCACTTTGTCGGTACTAACCCATTTGAAAAAACCTCAATCTAATCATCAAGAAGTATTGATTGACGTCGGTGCTGCGAATATGGCGGGGATGAAGGAAGCGGCTTCCATAGCCGACCGAATTGTCGTACCGGTATTACCTGGTCAAGCTGATATTTGGTCTACGCAACGCTTTTTAAACCTGATTATCAACGATTTTAAAATTAAACCACTTCCCCAGGTTTTGGCTTTTATTAATCGTGCGGATACTCATATTGGTATTCATGAATCTGATGAAGCCGAACAAGCGTTAAGTAGCCTTCCTGGCATTAAGGTAATAAACAGCCGCTTATGTCAACGAGTGGTTTATCGCCGCTCCTTTAGTGAAGGGCTAGCGGTATTTGAACTGGAACCTTCTAATAAAGCCGTAGCTGAATTTGAACAATTAGCTAAGCAACTTTATTCTCAACCCAATTCCAAGCCGAAGCCGAAACGGAAAAAATAATGAGTTAAATTTAAATGACCGAACCTTTTTGGCAACCGACTGCTAGCTTGGACACACTGCGGTTACGAGCACAATTATATCGCCATATTCGTCATTTTTTTGCTGCCCGCCAAGTGATGGAAGTGGAAACGCCCATCTTGTCGGCGGGCTGTGTTCCAGAACCGATGATCGAACCCCTTTACACTCAGTATCACGGTCCTGGTGCTAACCGTTTGTTCTTGCACACTTCGCCGGAGTTAGCGATGAAACGTTTGTTAGCCGCAGGCAGTGGCGCTATTTATCAGATTACCAAAGTGTTTCGGGATAATGAAATGGGACGATGGCATAATCCAGAATTTACCTTATTGGAATGGTATCGCCCTGGCTTTAATCAAGCTGAATTAATTCAAGAAGTTGATGAATTGCTCCAAACGCTATTACACTGTGCACCTGCAGAACGGTTAAGTTACTGCACTTTGTTTGAACAACAGGTTGGTTTGCATCCGTTGCACACCCCTTTGTCCACTTTACAGGAATATGTGAAACCGTGGGGTATTGATTCAGTAGCTCGCTTAGATCGGGATAGTTGTTTACAATTGATTCTAACTCACCAAATTGAACCACAATTAGGACAGCACCGTCCCACGGTAATTATTGATTTTCCGGCTAGTCAATCGGCGTTAGCTCGAAAAAAAGTTACTGATCCAACCTTAGCTGAACGTTTTGAAGTCTATATTCAAGGTCTTGAATTAGCTAATGGTTTTTATGAATTAACTGATCCCATCGAACAACGACAACGTTTTGAACAAGATCGACTCAAAAGAACTATGCTTAACCAACCCACTTATCCATTAGATGAACGTTTCTTAGCTGCTTTGACTGCCGGCTTACCTGACTGTGCTGGTGTTGCCTTGGGTTTAGATCGGTTATTAATGTTAATCACCAAAGCTTCCCATATTGAGGAAGTCATTGCTTTTCCAATTAATTACGCTTGATGAAACTACTGACTCTTGATACCTCCACTGACGCCTGTTCTTGTGCTTTATATCTCGATGGTGAAATCCGAGATCACTCGGTGATAGCACCGCGTCAACATACCACTTTAATTTTACCGATGATAGCTAAACTTTTAGCAACAGCGGAGTTAAAACCGACTCAATTAGATGGAATTGCTTTTGGATGCGGTCCGGGCAGTTTTACTGGCTTACGAATCGCTGCTGGAATAACGCAAGGAATCGCTTTTGCGGCGGATATTCCAGTGGCACCGATTTCTTGTTTAGCGACTTTAGCGCAAGCGGCTTATCTTGAAAACGGGATAGAAAAAGTGTTAGCGGCTATTGATGCGCGGATGAATGAGGTGTATTTTGGAAAATATCTTGTTGATAAAGAAGGAATTATGCAATTAGAAGATGAAGAAATTGTGGCTGCTCCAGCAACGATTCACTTACCAACAACCCAGGGTTGGTATGGTATCGGTACCGGTTGGGCTAGTTATGCTCATGAATTAACAGCCCAATTGGAAGATAAACTTCAAGGTTATCAAGGTGAAAAATATCCCCAAGCCCGTGCGATAGTTCCTTTAGCACGAGTGGCTTTTGCAGCGGGACAAGTGGTGAGTGCTGCCGATGCTTTGCCGGTTTATCTGCGTAATCAAGTGGTTTCATTGTAAATGCCTAAAACTATAACAGTGTCGACCTAGAAACCAGCGGTGCACTGAGTCTTCGCTATAGTTTACTGCCATAAGGATTTCCCCTTTGAACAAAGCCATGTTTAATAACGACACTCTGGTTTTAATCGATGGATCTAATTATCTCTACCGTGCTTTCCATGCTTTACCACCGCTCAGTAATTCTCAAGGTATGCCCACCGGTGCTGTGTATGGCATAACCAATATGCTGAAAAGTTTGTTGGCTGAGTATCAACCTCAATATGCGGCGGTCGTATTTGATGCCAAAGAAAAAACTTTTCGAGAAGAACTTTATCCTGATTACAAAGCGAATCGCTCAGCCATGCCAACTGAACTGGTTTCACAAATTTCACTGACTCATGAAATAGTTCAAGCTTTAGGTTTGCCTTTATTGATGGTCAGTGGAGTGGAAGCGGATGATGTCATCGGCACCTTAGCTAAACAAGCTGAATCGCTGGGAATGTCGACCCTGATTTTCACGGGTGATAAAGATTTTACTCAGTTAGTTAATAACGCCATTATTTTAATTGACAGCATGAAACAGACTCGCCTCGATGTGCAAGGGGTGATTGATAAATTTGGCATTCCTCCCGAACTCATGTTAGATTATCTATGTCTCATTGGTGATAGTGTCGATAATATTCCTGGGGTTGATAAAGTTGGACCCAAAACGGCGGTAAAATGGTTAACCACGTATGGTTCTTTAGCACAAATAATCGCAGCGGCAGATGATATCAAAGGTAAGGTGGGCGAAAATTTACGCACGGCTTTACCTCATTTACCGTTAACCCGGCAGTTATTAACCATTCGAGCTGATGTGCCTTTAGCTTATACACCCCGACAATTGCAGGTAAAGCCTTATGATATCAGTAAATTACGGCAATTATTTACCCAATTAGAATTCAAAAAATGGTTAGCCGCATTGCCGGCGGAGGAAATTCCAGCCACCGGTTCTACTCGAGATGAAACTGACCAAGCTAAAGGGATTGCTAAATCAAGCTATCATACGGTATTAACTCAGGCTGAGTTTGATAATTGGTTGAATCGATTACAAACCGCGCCGCTGTTCGCAGTTGATACCGAAACCACTAGTCTTGACTATCTAGAAGCTGAGCTAGTTGGCATTTCATTGGCGATACAAGCTGGGGAAGCAGTCTATGTGCCTTTAGCGCATGATTACCTTGGCGTACCTCCCCAATTACCACGTGAGCAGGTGCTTGCTGCCCTGAAACCCTTGTTGGAAAATCCGCAGCAACTGAAAGTGGGACATCATTTAAAATATGATGCTCACATTTTCGCTAATTATGGCATTGAATTACAAGGCATCGCTTTTGATACCCTATTAGAATCTTATGTGCTCAATAGCACGGCGACTTCCCATAGTTTGAATGCGTTAGCGAGTCAATATCTTCAAGTTGAAACCATTACTTTTGAAGACATCGCGGGTAAAGGTAAAAAACAACTCACCTTTAATCAAATTCATTTGGATAAGGCCGCCGCTTATGCCGCTGCCGATGCGGATATCACTTTGCAATTGCATCAAAAATTATGGCCACAACTGCAACAGTTTCCTCCAGTTCAACAAATTTTTACTGAAGTTGAGATACCCTTAATTTCTGTCCTGAAACGGATAGAGCGCAACGGAGTTCTTATTGATGCCACGCAATTGCACGAACAAAGTACCTTTTTAGCGCAACGGTTACAAATGCTGGAGCAAGCGGCTTATGAACTGGCGGGAATAGAATTTAATCTCAATTCCCCTAAACAATTACAAACCATTTTATTTGACCGGTTAAAATTACCCGTTCTCCAGAAAACTCCGCATCACGATCCTTCCACAGCGGTTGAAGTCTTAGAAGAATTAGCGATCGATTACCCGTTACCACAATTGATTTTAGAACATCGTCAGCTCAGTAAACTTAAATCGACTTATACCGATGCGTTACCGCGACAAATTAATCCCCGAACCGGACGCATTCATACCTCTTATCATCAAGCAGTGGTAGTGACCGGGCGATTATCTTCAAGTCAGCCTAATTTACAAAATATTCCCATCCGTACTGCTGAAGGACGACGAATTCGACAGGCTTTTATTGCGCCACCCGGTTATCGATTATTAGCTGCCGACTATTCCCAAATTGAATTAAGAATCATGGCGCATTTGTCTGGTGATCAAGGTTTACTGGCGGCTTTTACGAGTGGGCAAGATATTCATCGTCATACCGCCGCCGAAATTTTTGCCATACCGATTGAGGCGGTTACTACTGAACAACGTCGCCAAGCGAAAGCGATTAATTTTGGTCTCATGTATGGGATGCAAGCCTTTGGTTTAGCGAAACAATTAGGGATACAGCGCGATGAAGCGCAAACTTATATTAAAACCTACTTTGCCCGTTATCCAGCCGTTAAAACTTACCTGGAACAGGTTCGGAATAAAGCCAAACAAAGCGGTTATGTTGAAACGGTATTAGGACGACGTTTATTTATTCCCGATATTCACTCGCGTAATCCCCAACGTCGGCAGTATGCTGAACGTAGCGCTATTAATGCCCCGATGCAAGGGACGGCTGCCGATTTAATTAAAATGGCGATGTTGAAAATTGATAACTGGATTCAAAGCCAGCATCCCGATATTAAAATGATAATGCAAGTCCATGATGAACTGGTTTTTGAAGTGGCAGAATCCATCATAGCAGCAGCCAAAATAGTTATTGTTGAGGCCATGAGTCAAGTTGCGCAATTAAAGGTGCCGTTGGTCGTGGATGTCGGTATTGGAATGAATTGGGAGGAAGCACATTAAAGCATTTAAACGATTTCTTAAAAAAATTTTGCTCATGATATTTAGGCTTCCTGTTTAATCATCGCCGCTAAAATACCGATTATTTTACCTGCATTATCAATATGATAATCTTTTAAATCAATATAAATGGTATTACTGTCCAATTTTATAAATTTCCAAGCAATACCTGAAGTAATGACACCATAGATTTTAGAATTATTATCTCCTTCTTGTTCATTAAAAAGTTTAGCGGCTACCATTTTAGCCACACATTGTCCTAAATGACTCATAATATTTTCATTCTTTGCTTCAATAATTGTTGTGATTGGGGCATTTAAAAATAATTGTTCATGAGAAGCACTCATGACAAAATCACAATTGCCAAATAAATTATTCTCTTCATCGACATTAAAACTAATGCCAGAAAAAAAGCTAATCTGATGATTGAATATTTTCCGTATTTCCACCAGCATATTAACTATGATTAATTCTGAATAGGCTTTTTGAGTATTGATAGATATAGCTAAAGGAACATTTTCTTCCAAAGTGACCGTGAGATATTCACTAATGGTTATCTCTTCCACATTGGAAAAAATACCTAATTTTTCCACGGTTTCTAGTTGAAAGAAATTTTTTACTTCTTTAATAGTAAAATCGTTATAGGACATTTCTTACTCTTAAATTATCTAGTTCCAAATAAGTTATCGTGCTTCTAACGATAAGAATTTTAACTCTCTTTGAGTTCAGCTAAGTGATTATCTATAACTGAGTTGCCTTTGGCATTCAGTGGTATCAGCATATTTAGTACCAATATTGGTATTGTTCGATTTTGGATAGATAAATCAATTTAAGTGCAACTCGTTCAATCATTTTCCAGTTTTAAGAGGGTGGTAAAGAAACGATTGACTTAAATTTTGACCCTAATTAAAAAAGTAGCCAGCAGAGCAAGATAGTTTATTTAACAATTTTAAAGCGATTTAGCGATATTTTTTATCTTATTTTGAATTTTCTGATTTTAAATTCTCTGAGGTAGATTGTTTTTTCCCACTTTTGTCATCTTGATTAACAAGCGTTTCATAGCGAGTATCCGGTAATACCCCATAAGGATTGACCATAAGAACTTTTGGTTTTTGATTATTTCCGGTCGGTTGTACTGTCACGAGATAGGCCCGTTGCTGTTGTGGTTCTGACTCCGATGATGAAGAATCGGTGGTGTTATTTTCTTGATTATCAGCTTTTTCAAAGTTATCTTTAGTCTTTTTTTCTGATGATTCCGGCTTAGCTTTCTCGTCAATTGTTTCTGAATTTTTCGTTTGTATAGCTATTGTATAAGTGGCTTTTAAAGCAGTACCAGAATTAAAATCCATCCACGGCGTAATTTCAACTAATTGTTCTGGCTGCATAAATTCATTAAAATCACTCATGTTCTTAAATTCTTTTTCGCGCCGCTTAGTGAGAATAGTATTAACAAGATCTTCATTGAGCCCAGGTAATAACATTAATGCTTCTCGCGTAGCTAAATTGGGATTCACCTGATAGCGATTCTGATTAGATCCGGAAAAGTTCTGATCAGATGCGGTAAAGACGGTAAAGGCGGCATCTATTTCAACACCTTTAAATGCTTCTGCAAAACCTTTGATAAGCAATAATTCTTCTACTGTCTCTATCTGACTATTACGCGGTTCATAAGGCGGTGATAACGTTTCATAATAGTCTTTTTCTGCACCATTAGTACGTTTCAAATCGTCTGAATCAATCCAATCTTGCCAAGCATCTAATAGCGCTGCGATTTTATCAGGATCTTTACCAATCCGTTTTTCTAACAATTGACGCATGCGTAGCTCTGGTAAACGAATATTAATTTTACCACCATGATCATAAATGCGAACGGTTACCGTATCCGGAATTGGATAAGCTAAATCTAGTACTCGTCCATCAAAACGGTAACGTCTAGTTTTACGCTCGCTCAAAGGAACTTGTTGTCCTTGACCCGGTGGCTCGGGCATCGTATTAATAAGTAATTCCATTTGTGCAGCGGCTAATGCCTTGAGAGTATCATTCCAATTTTGTAATGCAAGTTTGTTGTAATATACTATCTGTGCAGACAAACGAGTCTCACTGGCTAATGTGGCTACCATGGCAGTCACAATAATAAGAAACCATAATACAATGATAAGAATAGCACCGCTTTGTTGATTCAGGGTGGTTCGCTTAGAATGCCATTGGGTATAACTCGTTAATAATAATAAAATATTAAGTGTCATAATCTAACGCATTAAACAAATTTTTAAAGCCTTATCCCAAGCGGGTAAAGCAATGCCAAAGGTATTTGCCAATTTCTCGTTAGCTAATACCGAATACGCCGGGCGTTTTGCCGGAGTTGGATATTCAGCCGTCGTAATCGGTAAAAGACGTGGTTGCTTCTCAGCCGGTTCTATAATCATTTTAGCAAATTCATACCAACTGGTTTGTCCACCACAAGTCAAATGATAAATACCAATAAATTCTTCAATATCTTGAATAAATGGAGAAAACAATTGCGCACTGAGACAAGCGGTTGCTTCTGCAATCAGCCGACTCCAAGTCGGTGCACCGATTTGATCATTAACCACTTTTAACTCTTCCCGTTCTTGAGCGAGGCGTTGCATAGTTAGTAAAAAATTTTTTCCTCGTAACCCATAAACCCATGCAGTACGTAAAATAAAATAACAACCACCTACCGCTTGAATCGCTTGTTCACCGGCTAACTTGCTGGCACCATAAACGCCTATCGGCTTGACCGGATCAAGTTCGGTATACGGTTGAGAATGTTGGCCATCAAACACATAATCCGTTGAATAATGAATTAAAATAGTATTTTTCAACCGTAAACTTTCTTCTGCTAAAATACCGGGAGCAGTACCATTAATTTGATAAGCTAACTGAGCTTCGGTTTCGGCTTTATCAACTGCCGTATAAGCAGCGGCATTAATAATCAGATCCGGTTTTATCTCACGTATCACTGGACGAA
Encoded here:
- a CDS encoding methylase, translated to MKPLKLTMQQIWRQRRMSVFLMRMKVKNGYKIIDLGGTPELWETVDLDLEITLLNLSHVTHYQPSTLRHSYQFITGDACHINGLIDNTFDLVFSNSVIEHVGPVSQQQAFAETVRQLAPRYWIQTPSLWFPIEAHCNLPLWWFYPQFFQQAWIRRWQQQGREFLWRQMTETRLLTLNRLKFLFPEAQVYTEYVVGFPKSYSMYYL
- a CDS encoding Fe-S oxidoreductase, translated to MQLIKFIKLGRRHLTQRVTEELYLNWGYDTTKPLSIRGDVTNQCNYQCRYCNTWKNTKDSEEMSISQWQIALTSLKKWLGPYVIQFTGGGEPFTKKNLVDLLQFCHREGIQWGVCTNGSAFNFSNVETIVSAEPMNIDISVDSATAAIHDFVRGTPHSLDNITKGIKLLTAERDRRGLKFPIRIKPTVHSYNFRTLPELVDWATQVGATTIDFSPVRLAAQQQVKSELWIKPGELESLRQIVETLIRMKQEGAPIETSDDRLRSYPTHFLEQPINTGISPCRVGLRHYYIKSNGEVITCWFYPAIGNVKDQSAKSIWYSDKAKQIRAQTVKCTRFGSIDCANSCLARRSFIQEIKRALLFLRQ
- a CDS encoding chromosome partitioning ATPase: MITVIGNLKGGSGKSTVTFNLALWLIQAGKNVLVYDLDPQATLSDAVQVRQEENYQPTLSVLTHLKKPQSNHQEVLIDVGAANMAGMKEAASIADRIVVPVLPGQADIWSTQRFLNLIINDFKIKPLPQVLAFINRADTHIGIHESDEAEQALSSLPGIKVINSRLCQRVVYRRSFSEGLAVFELEPSNKAVAEFEQLAKQLYSQPNSKPKPKRKK
- a CDS encoding lysyl-tRNA synthetase-like protein GenX, whose protein sequence is MTEPFWQPTASLDTLRLRAQLYRHIRHFFAARQVMEVETPILSAGCVPEPMIEPLYTQYHGPGANRLFLHTSPELAMKRLLAAGSGAIYQITKVFRDNEMGRWHNPEFTLLEWYRPGFNQAELIQEVDELLQTLLHCAPAERLSYCTLFEQQVGLHPLHTPLSTLQEYVKPWGIDSVARLDRDSCLQLILTHQIEPQLGQHRPTVIIDFPASQSALARKKVTDPTLAERFEVYIQGLELANGFYELTDPIEQRQRFEQDRLKRTMLNQPTYPLDERFLAALTAGLPDCAGVALGLDRLLMLITKASHIEEVIAFPINYA
- a CDS encoding peptidase M22, glycoprotease, with product MKLLTLDTSTDACSCALYLDGEIRDHSVIAPRQHTTLILPMIAKLLATAELKPTQLDGIAFGCGPGSFTGLRIAAGITQGIAFAADIPVAPISCLATLAQAAYLENGIEKVLAAIDARMNEVYFGKYLVDKEGIMQLEDEEIVAAPATIHLPTTQGWYGIGTGWASYAHELTAQLEDKLQGYQGEKYPQARAIVPLARVAFAAGQVVSAADALPVYLRNQVVSL
- a CDS encoding DNA-directed DNA polymerase, with the protein product MNKAMFNNDTLVLIDGSNYLYRAFHALPPLSNSQGMPTGAVYGITNMLKSLLAEYQPQYAAVVFDAKEKTFREELYPDYKANRSAMPTELVSQISLTHEIVQALGLPLLMVSGVEADDVIGTLAKQAESLGMSTLIFTGDKDFTQLVNNAIILIDSMKQTRLDVQGVIDKFGIPPELMLDYLCLIGDSVDNIPGVDKVGPKTAVKWLTTYGSLAQIIAAADDIKGKVGENLRTALPHLPLTRQLLTIRADVPLAYTPRQLQVKPYDISKLRQLFTQLEFKKWLAALPAEEIPATGSTRDETDQAKGIAKSSYHTVLTQAEFDNWLNRLQTAPLFAVDTETTSLDYLEAELVGISLAIQAGEAVYVPLAHDYLGVPPQLPREQVLAALKPLLENPQQLKVGHHLKYDAHIFANYGIELQGIAFDTLLESYVLNSTATSHSLNALASQYLQVETITFEDIAGKGKKQLTFNQIHLDKAAAYAAADADITLQLHQKLWPQLQQFPPVQQIFTEVEIPLISVLKRIERNGVLIDATQLHEQSTFLAQRLQMLEQAAYELAGIEFNLNSPKQLQTILFDRLKLPVLQKTPHHDPSTAVEVLEELAIDYPLPQLILEHRQLSKLKSTYTDALPRQINPRTGRIHTSYHQAVVVTGRLSSSQPNLQNIPIRTAEGRRIRQAFIAPPGYRLLAADYSQIELRIMAHLSGDQGLLAAFTSGQDIHRHTAAEIFAIPIEAVTTEQRRQAKAINFGLMYGMQAFGLAKQLGIQRDEAQTYIKTYFARYPAVKTYLEQVRNKAKQSGYVETVLGRRLFIPDIHSRNPQRRQYAERSAINAPMQGTAADLIKMAMLKIDNWIQSQHPDIKMIMQVHDELVFEVAESIIAAAKIVIVEAMSQVAQLKVPLVVDVGIGMNWEEAH
- a CDS encoding general secretory pathway protein K; the protein is MTLNILLLLTSYTQWHSKRTTLNQQSGAILIIVLWFLIIVTAMVATLASETRLSAQIVYYNKLALQNWNDTLKALAAAQMELLINTMPEPPGQGQQVPLSERKTRRYRFDGRVLDLAYPIPDTVTVRIYDHGGKINIRLPELRMRQLLEKRIGKDPDKIAALLDAWQDWIDSDDLKRTNGAEKDYYETLSPPYEPRNSQIETVEELLLIKGFAEAFKGVEIDAAFTVFTASDQNFSGSNQNRYQVNPNLATREALMLLPGLNEDLVNTILTKRREKEFKNMSDFNEFMQPEQLVEITPWMDFNSGTALKATYTIAIQTKNSETIDEKAKPESSEKKTKDNFEKADNQENNTTDSSSSESEPQQQRAYLVTVQPTGNNQKPKVLMVNPYGVLPDTRYETLVNQDDKSGKKQSTSENLKSENSK
- a CDS encoding RmlD substrate binding domain, giving the protein MSPFHKKILLIGPSGQVGWELLRCLQPLGQVIVAGRNNQIDLDLAQVDSIRPVIREIKPDLIINAAAYTAVDKAETEAQLAYQINGTAPGILAEESLRLKNTILIHYSTDYVFDGQHSQPYTELDPVKPIGVYGASKLAGEQAIQAVGGCYFILRTAWVYGLRGKNFLLTMQRLAQEREELKVVNDQIGAPTWSRLIAEATACLSAQLFSPFIQDIEEFIGIYHLTCGGQTSWYEFAKMIIEPAEKQPRLLPITTAEYPTPAKRPAYSVLANEKLANTFGIALPAWDKALKICLMR